A genome region from Bacillaceae bacterium IKA-2 includes the following:
- a CDS encoding tyrosine-type recombinase/integrase codes for MMPNYCGIYAGLIEQYIDFKRNLGYKFVDATYTLSLFDRFTIDNAVLKLGLSKEIVDKWSEKRPNESDKTRYARIHYIAKFSAYLNDMGYPSHIPRLPKKYSSTFVPHIFSKKEVNAFFDACDTLKVNRRFETTVYVLPALFRMLYGCGIRISEALSLTCKDVDLDAKNIIVRETKNGKDRILPLSETLTEVCIQYRNVRPGKYEPKGYFFIKNNGQKCNAKAIYEWFRKILWNAGIPHGGKGFGPRMHDFRHTFSVHSLVKMSEAGLDLYYSLPILSKYLGHQSLEATDKYVRLTSDMYPDLIREVDNVCAYVFPEVDHYEAD; via the coding sequence ATGATGCCGAACTATTGTGGTATTTATGCTGGTTTAATCGAACAGTACATTGATTTCAAAAGAAACCTCGGTTACAAGTTTGTTGATGCCACTTACACACTTTCGTTATTTGACAGATTTACAATAGATAATGCCGTATTAAAACTCGGTCTATCAAAGGAGATTGTTGATAAATGGAGTGAGAAGCGTCCAAATGAATCAGACAAGACACGTTATGCGAGGATTCATTATATTGCAAAATTTTCCGCCTATTTAAATGATATGGGATATCCATCACATATACCGAGATTGCCTAAAAAGTACAGCAGTACGTTTGTACCACATATTTTCTCGAAAAAGGAAGTGAATGCATTCTTCGATGCATGTGATACGCTTAAAGTTAATAGACGATTTGAAACAACTGTGTATGTACTCCCCGCTTTATTTAGAATGCTATATGGCTGTGGCATCCGTATCAGCGAAGCGTTATCCCTAACATGTAAGGATGTTGATCTTGATGCAAAAAATATTATTGTCAGGGAAACGAAAAACGGCAAAGACCGAATACTCCCATTATCTGAAACACTAACTGAGGTGTGTATTCAATATAGGAATGTTCGTCCCGGCAAATATGAACCGAAAGGTTATTTTTTTATCAAGAACAATGGGCAAAAATGTAATGCCAAGGCAATATATGAATGGTTCAGAAAAATACTCTGGAATGCAGGAATTCCACATGGTGGGAAGGGTTTTGGCCCAAGAATGCATGACTTTCGTCACACTTTCAGTGTACACTCTCTTGTGAAAATGTCAGAAGCTGGGCTAGATTTATACTACTCACTCCCAATATTATCAAAATATCTTGGGCATCAGTCATTAGAGGCTACAGATAAGTATGTAAGGCTAACATCTGACATGTACCCTGATTTAATTAGAGAAGTAGATAACGTTTGTGCCTATGTATTTCCGGAGGTTGACCATTATGAAGCCGACTGA
- a CDS encoding site-specific integrase — protein sequence MEQKYQTFEQLSSEVVKSLRDMSYSESRISQYRSAWQKLATFMENNQIEYYSASVGGAFIADFIGTGKYEEFSHWEKSIIRCVDVLTEFQSTGTFQYRRAKKSYQFYGCIGNPMVDFLNHRKSLGITENTLGHYRLNLHRFLSFFNEEGVMETEAIKKQHILGFVNQLGFYTPATRHSMLTTLRGFMRYLHDNGYTGIDFSYLIPKDNYKKQCKLPTTYTKNEVESLINTVDRSSPKGKRDAAMILLAARLGLRASDICLLKFENIHWEKNTITLVQQKTKNKIEHPLLIEIGEAIIDYLKYGRPKSDLPYVFLHAIPPYNCLNRSTLHSIVTFYLRRAGIKNITEKKHGPHALRHSLAGQLLEQKIPIHVISEVLGHKNTESTKTYLRIDLTSLSQCALDVPLLKTPFYAKEVE from the coding sequence ATGGAACAAAAATATCAAACATTTGAACAACTGTCCTCAGAAGTAGTTAAATCCCTTCGGGATATGTCCTATTCCGAATCAAGGATAAGCCAATATCGTTCCGCGTGGCAAAAACTGGCTACTTTTATGGAAAACAATCAGATTGAGTATTATTCAGCGTCAGTAGGTGGAGCATTTATAGCTGACTTTATTGGTACTGGGAAATACGAGGAATTTAGCCATTGGGAAAAGAGCATAATCCGGTGTGTGGATGTTCTAACTGAATTTCAGTCTACAGGAACGTTCCAATACAGAAGGGCAAAGAAATCCTACCAATTTTATGGTTGCATCGGTAATCCTATGGTGGATTTCCTTAATCACCGAAAATCTTTGGGTATTACAGAAAATACGCTTGGTCATTACCGATTAAATCTTCATCGCTTTCTTAGTTTTTTTAATGAAGAAGGAGTCATGGAAACCGAAGCAATTAAAAAACAACACATTTTAGGATTTGTGAATCAGCTTGGTTTTTATACACCTGCAACGCGCCACAGCATGCTTACCACTTTACGTGGGTTTATGAGATATCTACATGACAATGGGTATACAGGGATTGACTTTTCATACCTAATTCCAAAAGACAATTACAAGAAGCAATGTAAACTACCCACGACATATACGAAAAATGAAGTTGAATCATTAATCAATACTGTTGACAGAAGTAGCCCAAAAGGGAAGCGTGATGCTGCTATGATACTATTGGCTGCACGATTGGGATTGAGGGCTTCTGACATCTGTCTGTTGAAGTTTGAAAACATACACTGGGAAAAGAATACAATTACACTTGTTCAACAAAAGACTAAAAATAAGATTGAGCATCCACTTTTAATAGAAATAGGAGAGGCTATTATCGATTATCTGAAGTATGGACGGCCTAAATCTGATCTTCCTTATGTCTTCCTACATGCAATCCCGCCATATAACTGCCTAAATAGATCGACTTTGCATAGCATTGTTACTTTTTATCTCCGTCGTGCTGGCATTAAAAACATAACAGAAAAGAAACATGGTCCTCATGCTTTGAGGCACAGTCTTGCTGGGCAACTACTGGAACAAAAAATACCCATCCATGTTATATCAGAAGTGCTAGGTCACAAGAATACCGAAAGCACAAAAACTTATTTACGAATAGACTTAACATCTTTGAGCCAATGCGCATTAGATGTTCCACTCTTAAAAACGCCATTTTATGCCAAGGAGGTGGAATGA